Proteins from one Megalops cyprinoides isolate fMegCyp1 chromosome 11, fMegCyp1.pri, whole genome shotgun sequence genomic window:
- the faima gene encoding fas apoptotic inhibitory molecule a — protein MSGDLVGVWEVALSDGVHRIEFEHGTTTGKRVIYIDGKEVIRRDWMFKLVGKETFTVGSMDTKATINIDAVSGFAYEYTLEINGKSLKKYMENRSKVTNTWVLNLDGVDCRIVLEKDTMDIWCNGQKMETAGEFVDDGTETHFTVADHDCCIKAVSSGKRRDGLIHSLLVDGVEVTEATE, from the exons ATGTCAGGGGACCTGGTGGGTGTTTGGGAGGTGGCGCTGAGCGACGGGGTTCACAGGATCGAATTTGAGCACGGCACCACCACGGGAAAACGAGTTATTTACATCGATGGAAAG GAAGTGATAAGGAGGGACTGGATGTTTAAACTTGTTGGCAAAGAGACATTTACGGTTGGGAGTATGGACACAAAAGCGACCATAAACATTGACGCGGTCAGTGGCTTCGCTTATGAGTACACCCTGGAGATCAACGGCAAGAGTCTGAAGAAGTACATGGAGAACAGGTCCAAGGTCACCAACACGTGGGTGCTGAACCTTGATGGAGTTGACTGCAGGATCGTGCTGG AGAAAGATACGATGGATATATGGTGCAACGGGCAAAAAATGGAGACTGCG GGTGAGTTTGTGGATGACGGCACGGAGACACACTTCACAGTGGCCGACCATGACTGCTGCATCAAGGCCGTCAGCAGCGGGAAGAGGCGGGACGGGCTCATCCACTCCCTGCTTGTGGATGGCGTTGAGGTGACTGAGGCCACCGAGTGA
- the parp9 gene encoding protein mono-ADP-ribosyltransferase PARP9 has translation MTQEKRYSIKLSGLEISVWKGDLTTHQVDAVVNAANNDLHHGAGLAGALVRVGGKSIQRWSDDIITNNGKVSTGEAVLTPAGRLPCKYIIHAVGPDLSYNPKEQDVQTATPLLRNAVCNIIKLAEQNNLQTVAIPALSSGLFNFPLERCADVIVKTVKDCALNKYQSSQLSEIRLVNNDEPTVSAMERACRNILGQKGSYSGAVLGTRTSSAASSLQMGDVIVHIKRGNIELEKVNVIVNTISPALCLSEGAISKAILKKAGDKIQNEIKLHHCKGFGDVIETNGYDLNCSCVYHTVCARRTVMDSAKILHSVVLKCLDKATWSKHTSISFPAIGTGNLDFSKQEVAQVMMRAVSDFAQKYQGKKMDVSFVLYPSEADTYKAFEKEMHSLKDATKRPSASSSPNKGSYSEHVSSYESSGAMNEAQAYIELHCNSTENRREATRWIHDRLLLMRKSCTIITNNHIQHFGLREHEELVSLQAIWKVSIGEFLRDGSAGVIIKGPWEGVKGAALAVEALCCQAQEEFARAEENAMLHTLVRWRCADIPELEEPENSGTLERAYLTGGTIETLVLNGSEIEVHLKKLEAENLSGKSCRIERSVLKDYDLKFPNKSFYQRMTINAKSTDQKGTLNQFNGLNIIKIEKVQNPLLEYHFKLKQKQVAGSPQRLYQQVPAQFCDLVCRVGFQRPYSLPKEQKYGAGIYFGHSVDTARKQAEHLCQEEEYIYIFEAQVLMGKVTAGSPHLIVPPALGVDPLSLYDSMMGGKDTCVIFNSHQALPVYLFTCSKPSMKTNL, from the exons ATGACCCAAGAGAAGAGGTACTCCATAAAGCTGTCTGGGTTGGAGATCTCTGTGTGGAAGGGTGACCTAACCACTCACCAGGTGGATGCTGTGGTCAATGCAGCCAATAATGATCTCCACCATGGGGCGGGGCTAGCAGGAGCTCTCGTGCGCGTTGGTGGGAAAAGCATCCAAAGATGGAGCGATGACATCATTACAAACAATGGGAAAGTAAGCACAGGAGAGGCTGTCCTCACCCCAGCCGGACGCCTTCCTTGCAAGTACATCATCCATGCTGTAGGTCCAGATCTTTCATACAATCCAAAGGAACAAGATGTTCAAACTGCTACTCCTCTTTTAAGAAATGCTGTTTGCAACATCATAAAACTGGCAGAACAGAACAACCTTCAGACCGTCGCCATTCCCGCTCTGAGCTCTGGCCTCTTTAACTTCCCCCTTGAGCGCTGTGCAGACGtcattgtaaaaactgtgaaagaTTGCGCTTTGAACAAGTATCAAAGTTCACAGCTTTCAGAAATCCGCCTGGTCAATAATGATGAGCCAACAGTCTCTGCGATGGAGAGGGCTTGCAGAAACATTCTGGGACAGAAGGGATCATATAGTGGAGCTGTGTTGGGCACTAGAACCAGCTCAGCTGCGTCCTCACTGCAGATGGGCGATGTCATCGTGCACATCAAACGGGGGAACATTGAACTAGAGAAG gtaaatgtaattgtgaatACAATATCCCCTGCCCTTTGTTTATCAGAAGGGGCGATTTCAAAGGCTATATTGAAAAAAGCTGgtgacaaaattcaaaatgaaataaaattgcatCATTGCAAAGGATTTGGGGATGTTATTGAAACCAACGGCTATGATCTCAATTGCTCTTGCGTGtaccatactgtatgtgcacGCAGAACTGTGATGGATTCTGCAAAg ATCCTCcattcagttgttttgaaatGCTTGGATAAGGCAACCTGGAGCAAGCACACATCCATTTCCTTTCCTGCCATTGGCACTGGGAACCTGGACTTCAGCAAACAGGAAGTAGCCCAAGTAATGATGAGAGCAGTTTCAGATTTTGCTCAGAAGTACCAAGGAAAGAAGATGgatgtttcctttgttctgtaTCCATCTGAAGCAGATACATATAAA gcttttgaaaaagaaatgcattctcTTAAAGATGCAACAAAAAGGCCCAGTGCAAGCAGCAGTCCCAACAAAG GTTCATATTCAGAACATGTCAGCTCCTATGAGAGCAGTGGGGCCATGAATGAAGCACAAGCATACATTGAGCTCCACTGTAATTCCACTGAGAATCGCAGGGAAGCCACACGGTGGATTCATGACAGATTGCTCCTGATGCGTAAAAGTTGCACCATAATAACCAACAATCATATCCAGCACTTTGGCCTGAGGGAGCATGAGGAGCTGGTCTCCCTCCAGGCCATATGGAAGGTGTCCATTGGGGAGTTCCTACGGGATGGCAGTGCTGGAGTGATCATCAAAGGACCCTgggagggggtgaagggggcTGCCCTGGCAGTGGAGGCCCTGTGCTGCCAGGCCCAAGAGGAGTTTGCCCGGGCAGAGGAGAATGCCATGCTGCACACTCTGGTGCGCTGGAGATGTGCGGATATCCCTGAGCTTGAGGAGCCAGAGAACAGTGGCACTTTGGAGAGGGCCTACCTGACTGGAGGGACTATTGAGACCTTAGTGTTGAATGGCAGTGAAATCGAGGTTCACCTCAAGAAACTGGAGGCAGAAAATCTCAGTGGGAAGAGTTGTAGAATTGAGAGAA gTGTCTTGAAAGACTACGATTTGAAATTTCCTAACAAGTCCTTTTATCAGAGGATGACCATAAATGCAAAGAGCACTGACCAGAAAGGCACATTAAATCAGTTTAATGGACTTAATATCATCAAA ATCGAAAAAGTGCAGAACCCCCTTCTGGAGTATCACTTCAAACTAAAGCAGAAGCAGGTGGCTGGCAGTCCACAGCGTCTGTACCAGCAGGTTCCAGCACAGTTCTGTGACCTGGTGTGCCGCGTTGGTTTCCAGAGGCCATAttccctgcccaagg AGCAAAAGTATGGAGCAGGAATATATTTCGGCCACAGCGTGGACACAGCAAGGAAGCAGGCGGAGCATCTTTGCCAGGAGGAAGagtacatatacatttttgaagcgcaggtgctgatgggaaaggtcacagcgggttcgccacATCTGATTGTTCCTCCTGCCCTTGGTGTagaccccctctctctgtatgatAGCATGATGGGGGGGAAAGACACCTGTGTCATCTTCAACAGTCACCAGGCTCTTCCTGTATATTTGTTCACATGCTCAAAACCATCCATGAAAACCAACCTGTAG